The Methanobrevibacter sp. nucleotide sequence TTTTCCACTTCAATTTTTTATTTTATTCAACTATTTTTATATTCATTAAACATTTAACAATCTCTTTTTTGCTTTAAAAAATTATTTAAACAAATTTAAATAATATGGTGAATAATTTATTATTATCTAAGAGTATATTTTGCTCTTATTACCTAGGTGATAAAAATGAGAGAGTTATATGAAAAAATGATAAACGAGTCAATGGCTGCTCAAAAGGCAGATGTTGCCGTTATATCAGAAAATAGATACAATGACTTTAAAATTACTGATGCAAAACCTTATGCAGATGCAGTAGCCGGCATGACTGCACTTGACAACCAGGCAGAATCAGTAATCAACTTGCACAAGGAATCTGTAAAAAACCATTACGAAATACTGTCTTCAATTACAGACACATTAAAATGTGAAGATGACCCGTTCATTGAACACTTCCAGACTCCTCCTGTACTTGAAATCTTATGTGAAGAAGACGGCGAATTTGCAGACAGTGTAGACAAATTCATTCAGGCAATCGCAGATAATGAAGCCCTTGTTGCAAAAGAATCAATCAGAAGATACGGAGGATTCTACGGACCAACATGTGTAGTGGACTTTGCTTTGATGCCTGGAAGTACCAGTAATGTTGTAAATCAGATACTTCAAAAAACTGACATTCCTGAAGATCACAAACAAGCGATTCTATCTGCAAAATCATGGGGTATGAACACTTCCTATGGTATTGGTGATGCATTTGCAAATGCTATTGAAGCTGGAGCAACTGCAGCTGAAGCAACAGAAAAGGAAATTGCGGCATTGCAGATGATTTATAAAACTCCTATCGAAGGACAAGGAACCTTAATGGATGATGCTGACCATTCATCATTTGACGTAAGGGACTACATGAACAAATACAAAAAGGCAATGACTTCAACAGTTAAAGCCGCAATGGATGACGGCGTACACTATGGAAACATTGTAACAGTACCTGCATACTGTGTAGGTGATATTGGACACCACATAGGTCAATCAACCTACAACATGTGTAAGGATGACGTAACTTTAGCTATCGTTCAGGCAACTGCAGATGTTATCGGAAACACATTAACATCAAACCTTGATAACTATAAATCTGAATTCGATGTGCTTAAATTAGCTACCGGTTCATCAGCATGCGCCACAGAATTCATCCTGGAACTTGATGGATTCAATGCTCCAATGGTAGTGGACTTGTTCTCCAAAAGATTCCACAACTTTGTACAGCAATATCCAACAAGAGGTGCAGCAGCTGAGTTGCATAACTGTGACTTCATGGACATGATTTACAGAGGATTTAATGCAATCAGTGCAGCCCGTAAGTTCAGAGCAGGAATCGGCGGTGAATTAGTGCCAAAAATCAATGGATTTGCAGTTGACTTAAGTCCAATTCTTGAAAGTGAAATCGTAATGAACCCACAAAGATACACTTATCCTGCATGTGCAATTACAGTAAGATTCTCTTCACTCATGAGATTAGCAGACTATCCATGTCTTTTAACTTCAGAACCAATTACAGCAACCATGATGACAAACATCATTGCACTTAACAAAGGAGCACCAGGATCACCTGTAAGAGGTTGTAAAAACTGTGCTGCTGCTTCACTTGTGGACAACAAACACGAATACTGTCAATGGAGAGAAGCTGTATAGGCGATTAATATGACATGTAATATTAGAAAAAAATTCTTTGCAGAACTTCTGGGAACATTTTTCCTGGTATTTTTCGGTACAGGTGCTGCTGTTGTAAC carries:
- a CDS encoding DUF2193 domain-containing protein, producing MRELYEKMINESMAAQKADVAVISENRYNDFKITDAKPYADAVAGMTALDNQAESVINLHKESVKNHYEILSSITDTLKCEDDPFIEHFQTPPVLEILCEEDGEFADSVDKFIQAIADNEALVAKESIRRYGGFYGPTCVVDFALMPGSTSNVVNQILQKTDIPEDHKQAILSAKSWGMNTSYGIGDAFANAIEAGATAAEATEKEIAALQMIYKTPIEGQGTLMDDADHSSFDVRDYMNKYKKAMTSTVKAAMDDGVHYGNIVTVPAYCVGDIGHHIGQSTYNMCKDDVTLAIVQATADVIGNTLTSNLDNYKSEFDVLKLATGSSACATEFILELDGFNAPMVVDLFSKRFHNFVQQYPTRGAAAELHNCDFMDMIYRGFNAISAARKFRAGIGGELVPKINGFAVDLSPILESEIVMNPQRYTYPACAITVRFSSLMRLADYPCLLTSEPITATMMTNIIALNKGAPGSPVRGCKNCAAASLVDNKHEYCQWREAV